A genome region from Triticum aestivum cultivar Chinese Spring chromosome 2B, IWGSC CS RefSeq v2.1, whole genome shotgun sequence includes the following:
- the LOC123045416 gene encoding OVARIAN TUMOR DOMAIN-containing deubiquitinating enzyme 6, which produces MTRIFVQRGPGGSSSNSARSGSQALQQQQQQQQNQPAAAAREEELTVQPQPLELLASGDTTEHLLEGGESSSNDPSRLVETVSESSSPVEEGSEREKPPKDDNNATDPPFLMELSGLQLLDQFEQANPVQSGTVPSQITGAASHPPPPPVPPPKPSSSGNNGLRRMGSGSSNGVRIGSSRRPAAWPPVAAWTSASGSRPSSPRSLADCEGYNSADEQGACYTSSYDDSEREHMFEHDLRRVKGFEIRKMTADGNCLFRAVADQVYGDPETYDMARQMCVDYMERERDHFSQFMTEGFTPYCKRKRKDKVYGNNIEIQAFAEMYNRPIHIYSYSTEPINIFQGSYNTDVPPVRLSYHHGNHYNSVVDPRRLTVGAGLGFSSLRGTNSVDRDQVKAAIKAQQDQQIENALLAEGRLYSDLELTEKEIERMVMEASRAEYLNQQQVNFRESSRSGAEPSSSAAISGSSGSAADRGSENCFVLPDTVLTRSMQLLLTMGFSYMQVMEAYSIFGEDMDSMICYLVEMGGTGASAGGSNRRKGKAAE; this is translated from the exons ATGACGAGGATCTTCGTGCAGCGTGGGCCCGGTGGCTCCTCGTCCAACTCGGCTCGCTCGGGCTCACAGgcactgcagcagcagcagcagcagcagcagaaccaGCCAGCAGCAGCTGCCCGGGAGGAGGAGCTTACGGTGCAGCCGCAGCCACTGGAGCTCTTGGCTTCAGGTGATACAACTGAGCATCTACTTGAGGGTGGCGAAAGTAGTAGCAATGATCCTTCAAGGCTGGTTGAAACTGTGTCTGAGAGCTCAAGTCCTGTGGAAGAGGGATCTGAGAGAGAGAAACCTCCCAAGGATGACAACAATGCGACCGATCCCCCTTTCTTGATGGAGCTGTCAGGACTCCAGCTTTTGGATCAGTTTGAGCAGGCGAATCCTGTGCAGTCAGGCACTGTGCCATCGCAGATAACCGGCGCAGCATCACACCCGCCGCCTCCTCCAGTTCCACCACCAAAACCATCATCATCTGGTAATAATGGGTTGAGGAGAATGGGATCTGGAAGCTCAAATGGTGTGCGGATTGGATCTTCAAGAAGGCCAGCTGCTTGGCCACCAGTGGCAGCTTGGACATCTGCTTCGGGTTCTCGCCCTTCTTCCCCTAGGTCACTTGCTGATTGTGAAGGGTACAATAGTGCAGATGAGCAAGGTGCCTGTTACACCTCTAGCTATGATGACTCG GAAAGGGAGCATATGTTCGAACATGACCTAAGGCGAGTGAAAGGGTTTGAAATAAGAAAGATGACAGCAGATGGGAATTGCCTGTTCAGAGCAGTTGCTGATCAAGTTTATGGTGATCCAGAAACTTATGATATGGCTAGGCAGATGTGTGTTGACTATATG GAAAGGGAGCGGGATCATTTTTCTCAGTTCATGACGGAAGGCTTTACACCATATtgtaaaaggaaaagaaaagacaaG GTATATGGCAATAACATTGAGATCCAGGCATTTGCTGAGATGTACAATCGTCCAATCCACATATATTCATACAGTACAG AGCCTATTAACATTTTTCAGGGAAGTTATAACACAGATGTTCCTCCAGTTAGGTTAAGTTACCATCACGGTAACCATTATAATTCAGTTGTTGATCCTCGTCGGCTGACAGTTGGGGCAGGCCTTGGATTTAGCTCCCTTAGAGGG ACCAACAGTGTTGACAGAGACCAAGTGAAGGCTGCAATAAAAGCTCAGCAAGATCAGCAGATTGAGAAC GCACTTTTGGCTGAAGGGCGACTCTACTCTGATCTGGAGTTAACTGAGAAGGAAATAGAGCGGATGGTGATGGAGGCCTCTCGGGCAGAGTATCTGAACCAGCAGCAAGTTAACTTCAGAGAGTCATCAAGGTCAGGGGCAGAGCCATCTTCGTCCGCCGCAA TTAGTGGATCGTCTGGTTCGGCGGCGGATAGAGGCAGCGAGAATTGTTTCGTACTCCCAGACACGGTGCTGACTCGCAGCATGCAGTTGCTTCTGACAATGGGCTTTAGCTACATGCAAGTGATGGAAGCCTACAGTATATTCGGAGAGGACATGGACTCGATGATCTGCTACCTGGTGGAGATGGGAGGCACCGGAGCCTCCGCAGGCGGCAGCAACCGCCGGAAAGGAAAGGCTGCTGAGTGA